The segment TCGGACGGCTTCGTGTAGGCGCGGCCGTCCTTCACCTGCGCGACCTCGGTGGCCTTCGTGCCCGGCGCGGCGCCGCGCGCCTCGGTGCACGCGCTCAGCGCCGCGAACAGGACCAGCGCGACGGGCCACAGCCGGCGCGCCACCGTCGGCGTGGCACGACGGGCAGGGGGGGAGACGGTTGGGGCGGGCGACATGGACTCGGGCCTCCAGCACACGCCCGGGGTGGGCGCTCCTCCCTGGTACGCGGGACCCCCGGGTGTGGTTTCAGGGATTGTTGAGTCCTGGGGACACCGGGCCGCCAGACGGGCCATTCCAGCCCCTCGCGCAGGCCCGGGCAGTGGCCCGGAAGGCAGGCCGGCGCTACCTTTCCCCTGACGGGGAGGCAAGCCAATGGGCGAGGGACGTGGACCAAGGGGCCCAATCGGGCGGGTGACGGGCATCTCGCGGGCCGAGGGCGCCAGCGTCGTGTTCGGCATCCGTGCCCTCCACCGGGTGGAGGGCACCGCGGCCATCTCCTCCAACACCGCCACGCGGCGCTCGTTCGCGGAGGTGCTGGAGCGCCATGCGCAGGGGCTGAACTGGTCGGAGCCCCTGCCGCTGCCCGTGACGCCCCGGGCCCTGCCGCCTCCCGTGCGAGGCCACGAGGACGCGGAGCTGATGCGCGCGGAGCCGGCGCCGGACACCTTCGCCGGCCTGCTGTGGTTGAAGCTGAAGCGCTCCCGGTAGCGGGTCGCGACGGGGAAAGGTCGCCGGACCTGGACACGTCGCTCCGCCCGATGAGGCCCGGGGCTTCCCGTCAGGCGCCCACGCGGCGGTACATGAGGTCGGTGCGGAGCGCGTACTTGCGGCCCTCGGTGACCTCCGCGCCTTCGTGAAGCAGGTGGTAGTTGAAGAGCAGGGCGGTGCCCATGCTCGGCGTCACGGAGTGCCCGAGCGAGAAGAAGTTCGTCGCGCCGCCGTGCATGCCGTCATTCAGGTAGACCATGAAGGTGAGCAGGCTGCGCTCGTCGCGGTGGCGCACGAAGGCGCCGTCGTAGTGCGGAGCGAAGTACTGGCCCACGTCGTAGCGATAGCAGCGCAGTCGCTCGTTCGTCCCGCACGCCTCCCATTCGCGCTCCAGCCGGCGCGGGATGTGGGGGGCGATGCGCTCAAACAGCGTCGCCGCCAGCGCGACGTCGTCGAACATCGCCCGGGTGTTGTTGCGGATGTCGGGGCGCATCACGAAGCCCGACGACGTGGTGATGGGCGCCGCCGTCGGCCCCACGCCCTCGATGCGCTCAATCAGCGCGCGGCGCTCCTCGGCGCTGAGCAGCTTCTCGACGGTGACGAGGAGCGGGTTGCGCGTGTCGAGCTCCTCCTCGGGGTTCGGAAGGATGTTCAGCATGGGGCTCTCCGAAGGCGCCAGGTGGCGGGTCGCGCCTGGAGCCCATGATGCCCGAAGCGTCCCGCCCTGGGGGGCTTGGCGCTCGTCGGTCTGTCCCGCTCCCTGGTCTCGCGGGCAAGGGCCTATTCAGCGCAGGGACGGGCCGTGCCGGGCCGCGGCGCCAGGGTGAGGTCCACCGCCACGGCCGGAGCGCCAGCGCCCAGCAGCGCGGAGACGTCACGGCCCCGTGCGTTCGGCGTCACGAGGTCCGGCTTCCCGTCGCCGTTGAGGTGCCCCACCGCGACCGCGTAGGGCCCGTCCCCCGTGGCGAAGCGTGTGCCCGCGCCGAAGGTGCCGTCGCCCCGGCCGGGCAGGACGGACACGGTGTCGTCGAAGAAGTTCGACGTGGCGAGGTCCAGGTCCCCGTCCCCGTCGAAGTCCCCGGTCGCGACGAAGTACGGCCCGCCCTCCACGGGGAAGTCCCTGTGGGGCAGGAACGAGCCGGTGCCCGTGCCACGCAGGACGGACACGCTGCGGCCCAGGAAGTTCGACGTGACGAGGTCCGGTGCCCTGTCACCGTCCACGTCCGCCACCGCGACCGAATAGGGAGAGTTGCCCGTCCGGTGATCCACCGGGGGCGCGAAGCTCCCATCGCCCCGGCCGAGCAGCACCGACACCGTGTCCACGAAGTTGGCGGTGACGAGGTCCGCCTTGCCGTCATGGTTGAGGTCGCCCACCGCCACCATGAAGGGGCTGGTGCCGGTGGCTGCATCCTTCCGGGGCCTGAACGTCCCGTCGCCCCGGTTCAGCAGTACCGACACGGAGTCCGTGCGCGCGTTGGACGCGACCACGTCCCACCGACCATCGCCGTTGAAGTCACCGGCGCCGACCGACGAGGGCTCCCCGCCCACCGCGACGTCGGTGCGGGGCAGGAACGTGCCGTCACCCCGGCCGAGCAGCACCGACACGGTGCCCACGAAGTTGCTGGTGACCGCGTCCAGGAGACCATCGCCGTTGAAGTCGCCCACCGCGACGGCGTTGGGCTTCAGGCCCGTGGCCGTGTCCAACGGCGCCGCGAACGTCCCATCCCCCAGGCCCCGCAGCAGAGACACGTTGCCCTCGCGGTGGTTGGCCGTGAGGACGTCCATGCGGCCATCCGCGTCGAAGTCGCCCAGCGCCAGCGCACGCGCTCCCGTCCCGGTGGGCGACGCCAACGGCGGGTCGAGCAGCGGCAGCGACGGAGGCGGAGTCGCTTGAGGCACCGCGCGCGTCAGCCCCATTCCCAGCAGGCTTGTCACGCTGAAGAGCAGCACGCCCGCATGGGCCATCCCGTGATGTCGCATGTGATTCCCCCTCTACAGGCCTCAACCAGCAAGGCCGTACGAACTGGGTTTCCCTGACATCCCCGCTCGTGGTTCAAGAGTTATGACGGAAGTCCGTGGGGAACCATGCCCCTGGGGGGAGGGGTGGTGCCGTGCGGAGGACAGACGCAGGCCGGTCTGCACGCCCGAGGTAGGCTCCGCGGCCCGCCATGTCCGCCTCGTCCGAGCTGTTGTCCCCGTTGTCGTCCGAGCCGGTGTCCGAACCCGCCGGGTCGTCCCGTCGCCATGCGCTGGTGGTCACGACGTCGGACCGGGTGGACGCGGCGCTCGCACAGCGTGCGCGGGGTGCAGCGGAGTCGGTGGGGGTGCCCTATGTGGAGCGTCACCACAAGCTGCCCTTGCGGAAGCTGCTCACCGACATGGCGGATGCGCTCATCGTCTTCGAGTCCTCCGCCGTGTCCCTGGTGGACGCGGAAGGCGCGCTGCGCTTCTCGCCGGGGCTCGCGCACCTGCGCGTGAAGCAGCTCGACGCGGGCGTGCCGGAGGACATGTTGCTGCGCATGGCCGGGCTGCGCGAAGGGGAGCGCGTGCTGGACTGCACGCTGGGCCTGGGCGCGGATGCGCAGGTGGCGGCGCGGCTGGTGGGGCCCACGGGGCACGTCATGGCGCTGGAGAAGAGTCCGGCGCTCTACCTGCTGGTCCACCACGGGCTCGCGGGTTTGCCGCGCCATCCGGCCTCGTGCGCGGTGGAGGTGGTGCACGCGGACGCGGCGGAGCACCTGCGCACGTTGCCGGACGGCGCGTTCGACGTGGTGCTCTTCGACCCGATGTTCGAGCGCGAGCGCAAGTCCTCCGTCGCGTTCGAGGCGCTGCGCCGCCACGCGGACTACGCCCCGCTGACGCGTGCCACAGTGGAGGAGGCCCGGCGCGTGGCGCGCAGGGCGGTGGTCATCAAGGGCTCGCGCTACTCGCGGGACTTCAAGAAGCTGGGCATCACCCCGGAGCCCGCCCGCCCCAACGCCACCGTGCTGTGGGCGAAGGTGCCGGGCTCAGGGCTTCGGTGATGAACCACGACGCCCTGGCTTGAAAGGACGCGACCATGTATGCCCGCGCTTGCATCGCACTGCTGCTGATTCTCTCTGCCTGCGCCACGTCGGGGCCGAGCCCAGGCGAAGCCGTGGCCCGGAGTCCAAGGAACGCCAACCTCCAGAGAGCGGCGGCGCTGCCCTGGACGGATGAGGGGCGGTGTGTCGTCCAGGAGGCCTCCCATCCCTGGCCCGAGGTGGTTGAGCAGTGCTTCCACGCGCTCGACCAGGAGCGGCTCCGGTTTCGAGATCCCACGGGGCGCTGCGCTGTCGCCTCCGCGGGCGCGGCTGCCATGGGCATCGGGTTCTGCGTCCTCGCGGCCCCGGAGATCATCGTGGGCGCGGTGATCGTGGTGGGGGTGGTGGTGGTGGGCATCGCCATCAAGGAAGCGCTGGATGCGTATGAGCTGAAGCGGGCCGATCCCGAGGATGCTGTGCCCGTGCTTGAAACGAAGCCCGCTCCGCGGGAGTCCGTGGCGGAAAGACGGCCCAAGCCGCAGCCCGCAGGGCAGGACTGGCTTCCTCCCATGCCCCCCGATGCCAGGGAGCGGGAGCGCCGCCCGGAGTGCAAGCCCATCCCGGTGCCTCACCTGGGGGGCGATGTCCTGCACAACATGTGCGCCGACAGGGTGCCGCGGAATGGCTTCCCTGGCTCGGATGTGCTCGTCAACGGGAAGCGGTTTGACGCGCTTCAACTCCACGCGCGCGTGCTGTGGGAGGTGAAGACCGACAACTTCGACACGTACACGGCCGACCTGCAGCGGATTGTGCTCGAAAAGCAGGTGCGCGAACTGCAACGAGAGCGCGCCCTGGCGCTGGCGTGCGGATTTGAATTCCGGGTGGGTGTGCGAAGCGCCGCGCACAAATTCGCACTGGGGCTCTTGGATGAAACCCTCGAAGTCGTCGTGATGGACTGGTGCTGACATGTCGCCTGCGCAAAGAAATAACCTCGCCATCTTCGTCACCGCACCCGCACGCGTGGGCAACGATGACCGTCCCCTGGCCATCGTTCGTGCCATGGAGCGCGCTACCCCTGGCTTGCGCTTGGAGTGGACGATTTCTGACGAGGGGAAGCTCGTGCCACTGCAAGCGCGTGATGTGTGGGTTGCCGAGGGGAGACCGGGCGAGTCGGGCTTTCCGCTCATCTGCAACGGCGGTCATGAGAGCGGTCGTGTGACCCTCTTCGGCCTGGAGAGACCCGCGCTCCTCGGACCGGGAGGTCAGCCGGTGTTCGATGTCCACGCGGAGCTGCCCCTGAATGCAGCCACCATGGCGGAGTCAGCGGCTGTACTGGAGGCTGTCGCGGAGGGGGCTCGCGCGTACTGGGGACACGCGACACCTTTCAATACGACCGTGGAGATCTCGCGGCAGGTGCGCCATCCGGTGCGCAAGCCGGGAGTTCCGCCTCGGGGGCTGCCAGCACTCAATCTCCGCGAGTTCATCCGCTCGCCTGAGATTCCACACCGCCTGGGATGGCTGAACTACTGGTCATCCGCTACCGCAAGCGTCATCGGGTTTCCGGACCCGGCCCGTGATCTGGACCTCCTCTCACGGGCGAGGCGCACCGCGATGGGGGGATGGGTTGTCCGGCTCACGAACGAGCCGCTCGACCTGGACAACCCAGCCCACCTGGAAGTGCTCCTGCGGACCTACGAGCGCTTCCCGGTGATTGGCGGGCGCGCAGCGCCTTGACCCCCGGGTCCCCCGAGCGCCACCCGGGCTTCGTGGAGACGGCCGGGGGCGCTGGGGACTGGCATCACGCGCGCCTGAAGGCGCTCGCGTCCGGCAGGCCGCTGCCTCCCAGGTCCGCGCCCATGGCGGTGAGGACGCCGGAGAAGATGTCCGGCTCGTTGGACGTCATCTTGCCCGGCTGCGCCTCTCCGGTGCGCGCGTCGAAGCCGTAGGTGAGCGTGGTGTTCGGGTCCATGCCGCCCAGCACCGTGTTGCCCTTCACCATGGGGGACAGGAGCAGGAAGCCGTTGTTCAGGTCGTGGCCTGAGCCGAACTCGGTGGCGTTGGTGGGGCGCGGGCGGGTGCGGCCGAAGTCCGTGGCCACGTAGATCATCGTGCGATCCCACATGGACTCGCCGGTCGCCGCGTCGAACGGTTCCGACTTGAGCAGGCCGATGAGCGAGTCCACCGCGCCCAGGATGCGCGCCCACATGAAGGCCTGTCCACCCCGGTGGTCGTTGTGGCTGATGTCGAACGCGAGCGGCGGGTTGGCGATGCCGTTGGCCCCGCCCACCGCGACGTTGAAGTCCGGCCCCAGCGTCACCGACACGGACACGCGGTACTTGAGCAGCAGGAACGCGAGCGCCGCCTGGCCCTCCACCGGGTCGGTGAAGAACGCGGGGAAGGCCGCGCGCAGCCGCGCTCCGTCCGGGGAGCTGTCCAGCCCGTACTTCGCCAGGGGAATCTGCGGCGGCGCGTTGGGCAGGATGTTGAGCCGGGTGATGAGGTCCATGCCCTCCAGCTTCGGCTGCTGCACGCTGCGCTGCTCGTTCCAGCGCCGCAGGGCCGCGCTGTCCTGGAAGGTGCGGCCGAAGATGGACTTCTCATCCAGCGCGTTGCGCGTGGAGCGCGCCAGCGCGATGACGTCCTTCGACGGCGCGTTGGCGATGCCGCGCGAGCCATCCAGCCCCAGGGGCCAGAGGGATGGGTTGACCACCGTCTCCCCGAAGCAGGCCAGGGGCAGGTCCGGGTCGGTGCCTCGCTCCGAGTAGCCGCCGGTGCCCATGTTGACGTTGGGCAGCGGCATGCTCGCCCCCCACTGGAGCGCGACCGCCTCCTGGAGCGTGCGGCCCCGCCAGGCCGCGTTGCCCGTGAGCGAACGCTTCTGGGCGATGCCGTGGTTCACCGACGTGCCCACGGACGTGGCCACCAGCATGTCGTTCATGTGCTTCTTCACGAACGCCAATTGGTCGGTGTTGACCGGGATGGGGATGCTGCCCAGCCGGCTGTTGCTGTACTTCACCGCGCGGAAGGGGCTGCCCGTCACGGCCTGCACCTGCGCGTCCGGGAAGGTGTTGAGCGCGCCCGCGTTGGCGCACTCGGACTGGCGCACGGCGAGGAAGCTGTCGACGATGGACGCGCCTCCCGCGGCCCCGATGACGATGAGGAACTTCGGCTTGCCGTCGAGCGCGTCGCGCTTGCGGCCCAGCTTCTCCAGCGCCTCGGGCGTCTGGAGGGACTCGCGGCAGCCGGAGAGGAGGGGGCCCAGGGTGGCGGAGCCCGCAGCGCAGAGCGACAGCGCCCGCAGCATCTCCCGACGCGACAGCCGACCGGTGTGTTTGAGGGTCATGGACGGGTTCCTCAGTAGAAGACGGCTTCAGCGGAAGAGAAGACGGCGAGACACGCGGCCTGCATCCAGGCGACGCCCGGGTTGGACGTGCCGGTGGCTTCCACGTCGAGCGCCAGCCGCACCAGCGTGTCGCGCTCCTCCTGGGTCGGGTCGCGCAGCCAGGCCCGCCGCGCCAGGGACGACACCGCCGTGGCGACGGCGGGGCTCGCCGCGTCGGTGAGCTTGCCGTTCGTCAGCGTGACGCCCTTGAACACCACCGCGGTGGCCGGCACGTTGACGTCCAGGGCGATGCGCGCGTTGCAGGCGGAGAGCACGGTGCGCTC is part of the Corallococcus soli genome and harbors:
- a CDS encoding prolyl hydroxylase family protein, with translation MLNILPNPEEELDTRNPLLVTVEKLLSAEERRALIERIEGVGPTAAPITTSSGFVMRPDIRNNTRAMFDDVALAATLFERIAPHIPRRLEREWEACGTNERLRCYRYDVGQYFAPHYDGAFVRHRDERSLLTFMVYLNDGMHGGATNFFSLGHSVTPSMGTALLFNYHLLHEGAEVTEGRKYALRTDLMYRRVGA
- a CDS encoding FG-GAP repeat domain-containing protein; this translates as MRHHGMAHAGVLLFSVTSLLGMGLTRAVPQATPPPSLPLLDPPLASPTGTGARALALGDFDADGRMDVLTANHREGNVSLLRGLGDGTFAAPLDTATGLKPNAVAVGDFNGDGLLDAVTSNFVGTVSVLLGRGDGTFLPRTDVAVGGEPSSVGAGDFNGDGRWDVVASNARTDSVSVLLNRGDGTFRPRKDAATGTSPFMVAVGDLNHDGKADLVTANFVDTVSVLLGRGDGSFAPPVDHRTGNSPYSVAVADVDGDRAPDLVTSNFLGRSVSVLRGTGTGSFLPHRDFPVEGGPYFVATGDFDGDGDLDLATSNFFDDTVSVLPGRGDGTFGAGTRFATGDGPYAVAVGHLNGDGKPDLVTPNARGRDVSALLGAGAPAVAVDLTLAPRPGTARPCAE
- a CDS encoding class I SAM-dependent methyltransferase: MSASSELLSPLSSEPVSEPAGSSRRHALVVTTSDRVDAALAQRARGAAESVGVPYVERHHKLPLRKLLTDMADALIVFESSAVSLVDAEGALRFSPGLAHLRVKQLDAGVPEDMLLRMAGLREGERVLDCTLGLGADAQVAARLVGPTGHVMALEKSPALYLLVHHGLAGLPRHPASCAVEVVHADAAEHLRTLPDGAFDVVLFDPMFERERKSSVAFEALRRHADYAPLTRATVEEARRVARRAVVIKGSRYSRDFKKLGITPEPARPNATVLWAKVPGSGLR
- a CDS encoding DUF6310 domain-containing protein, giving the protein MYARACIALLLILSACATSGPSPGEAVARSPRNANLQRAAALPWTDEGRCVVQEASHPWPEVVEQCFHALDQERLRFRDPTGRCAVASAGAAAMGIGFCVLAAPEIIVGAVIVVGVVVVGIAIKEALDAYELKRADPEDAVPVLETKPAPRESVAERRPKPQPAGQDWLPPMPPDARERERRPECKPIPVPHLGGDVLHNMCADRVPRNGFPGSDVLVNGKRFDALQLHARVLWEVKTDNFDTYTADLQRIVLEKQVRELQRERALALACGFEFRVGVRSAAHKFALGLLDETLEVVVMDWC
- a CDS encoding DUF5953 family protein produces the protein MSPAQRNNLAIFVTAPARVGNDDRPLAIVRAMERATPGLRLEWTISDEGKLVPLQARDVWVAEGRPGESGFPLICNGGHESGRVTLFGLERPALLGPGGQPVFDVHAELPLNAATMAESAAVLEAVAEGARAYWGHATPFNTTVEISRQVRHPVRKPGVPPRGLPALNLREFIRSPEIPHRLGWLNYWSSATASVIGFPDPARDLDLLSRARRTAMGGWVVRLTNEPLDLDNPAHLEVLLRTYERFPVIGGRAAP